GACAAGGTCTCCACGAACGGCGGCATCGCGATCCGGGGCCGCTACGAGGCCTACGCCGACGCGGAGATGATCGCGGCCGCCGCGCGCGCTCTCGACGCTCAGGACCGGGTGGCGATCACCCTGGAGCGCGGGGCAGCGGTGCGGGTCGGCGAGCGCACCCTGTACCGGGTGCTGCCCGTCTACAAGGACGCGGCCAGGGCGGAGGCCGCCGTACGGGCCGCGGGCCGGAACCCGGAGAGCGCCGGTCACGAGCCGGTGCGCGGGGACAGCACGGCCCAGCGCGGCGAAAAGCACGCCGCCTACCAGCGATCCCTGACCGACCCCCCGGAAGTCAGGCGGCTCGTCGCGCTCGCCCAGCGCATCGTGACGGCACTCCGGGCACGGACCGAACCGCCGGGCCCCACGGTCGACCGCCTGCGGGCCGAAGCCATGAGGCTGGCAATGGACACGATGGGCGGCTGGCTGGGTGGCCGCGCGGTTCCCCTACCCGGAACGTGCCGGCCGGGAGGGGCTGACCGACCTCGCGGTCCTCATGCCGGGCCTGACCGCCGACTTCCTCTCCGGCCTCCCCGCGGTCGAGAACCAGGAGGCCGTCGTGCACGAGCTGCTGATCACCCTCCCCAACGACTGCCAGGCGGCCGCGGCGCAGCTCATCGGCAGGCCTGCGGACGGCGGCCTCAGCGTGCGGCGCCCCGCACCCGCCGTGGGCGGGAACCACTTCGTCGACCTGACCGGAGCGGCCCAGGACGGCTGGGCGAACCACTTCGCCTCCGTGATTCTGCGCGACGGCGACGACACCCTCACCTACGAGGCGGCCGCCGACCGCGCCAGTGCGCTGCAGCACGGCAAGTCCCTCGGCTACTTCGCGCTGTACGGCCGGGCCGGGACCGACCAGTCCTTCGACACGACCATCCGCGCCCAGAACCAGGCCTACGCGGAGCGGTCGGCGTCCGCCACATGACCTAACGGGCAGCGCGCTCTGCCCCCGACGGGGCCCGTTCGTCTCTACAGCCCGGCCCGCCCATGGGACAGGGTCGGGAGAGTAGAGCGCAGAAGTGCATCAGCGGTGAGGGGGAGGTACGTCATGCGGGCGAAGGACCGGCAGCCCGGCTCGGGGAGCGGCCGAGCACAGGCGCCGCGCGCCACGCGCACCACGCCCTCCCCCGCTGGTGACGCGGCCCGCCTGGCCGCGGCCGGCGAGGCCGGGCGCCTCGCCCCGGAGGCGACCGCCGCCCGCCAACGGGCCGTGGGATACGCGGCGTTCTCGGCCGCCCCGGCCCCCCGGGAGCAGTACCGGCACGGCCCGGCCTGCGGCCACACCGCGCCCCCGCCCGTACTGCGCTCCACTCCGCCTTCGAGTACGCGATGCCCCGACTTCCCTCGCCCCCACAGGGCAGGCCCTCGCGTCGCCGAGCCACCACCGTAGAAAAGGCCACCAGGCCGAGTACCACTTCCAGGGAGTAACAGAACATGCCCACCTACCTGTCCCCCGGCGTCTACGTCGAGGAAGTCGCCAGCGGATCGCGGCCCATCGAAGGGGTCGGGACGTCGGTGGCGGCCTTCGTCGGCCTGGCGCCCACCGGCCCGCTCAACGAGCCGACACTGGTGACGAACTGGTCCCAGTACGTGGCCGCCTTCGGTGAGTTCACGGACGGGTACTACCTCGCGCACTCCGTGTACGGGTTCTTCAACAACGGCGGAACGGCCGCGTATGTGGTGCGGGTCGGCGGGTCCGACGATGGAGAGCCGCAGGCCACCGTGGCAAGCGAGGCGCCCAAGGCGCTGACGGCCGGGGAGCCGACCACGCTCGGAACCTTCAAGGTCGCGGCGATCACGGCTGGTTCCGCGGGCGCCGGGGCGCTCACCGTCGAGGTACAGGACGTCGAGGGCGAGGGCAGCGCCGACCGGTTCAAGCTGGTCGTCAAGGACGGCGACAAAGTCGTCGAGAGCTTTGACGCCAGCGCGAAGAAGAGCTCGCGGAACTTCGTCGTCACGCAGGTGAAGCAGCGGTCCAAGACGATCGTCGTCGAAGAGGCCGCACCGGCCGGGCAGTTGGCCAAGCCGGACGCACAGAGCGTCACGCTGGCCCCGCCCGCCCCGGCGCCCACCGTCCCCGCCACACCCGCCGCGGGCGAGCGGCTGGCCTCCGGCCAGTTCATCGGCGACTCCGCCGACCGCACCGGCTTCGGCGGCCTGGAGGCGCTGGACGAGGTCAACATGGTGGCCGTCCCGGACCTGATGGCCGCCTACCAGCAGGGTCTGATCGACCTGGAGCAGGTCAAGGCCGTCCAGCTGGGCCTGGTCGCGCACTGCGAGCTGATGGGCGACCGGATGGCGGTCCTGGACCCGCCGCCGGCGCTCAACGCGCGCGACATCCGCAAGTGGCGCCAGGAGGTCGCGGGCTACGACTCCCGCTACGCCGCGCTCTACTACCCGTGGATCAAGGCCTTCGACCCGGCGACGGGCCAGACCCGCACCATTCCGCCGTCCGGTCACATGGCCGGTGTGTGGGCCCGTAACGACTCCGAGCGTGGCGTTCACAAGGCCCCGGCCAACGAAATCGTCCGCGGTGCGGTCGACTTGGAGCTGCAGATCACCCGCGGTGAGCAGGACCTGCTCAACCCGGTCGGGGTGAACTGCATCCGCGCCTTCCCCGGACGCGGCATCCGGGTGTGGGGCGCGCGGACCCTGGCCTCCGACCCGGCCTGGCGCTACCTGAACGTACGGCGCTACTTCAACTACCTGGAGGAGTCGATTCTCATCGGCACCCAGTGGGTGGTGTTCGAGCCGAACGACGAGGCGCTGTGGGCCCGCATCCGGCGCAATATCTCGGCGTTCCTGGTGAACGAGTGGCGCTCGGGCGCCCTGTTCGGACAGCGGCCCGAGGACGCGTTCTACGTGAAGTGTGACGCGGAGACGAACCCTGTCGAGTCCGTCGACCTGGGCCGCGTGGTGTGCGAGATCGGCATCGCACCGGTCAAGCCCGCCGAGTTCGTGGTCTTCCGGCTGGCCCAGTTCTCGGGCGGTGGCGGGGAGTTGGAGGAGTAGTAGCAGTAGCGGCAGCGGCAGATCTGCTCGCAGCCCCCTTTCTTTCTCCATTTCCTTTTCCTTCTCCTTCTCCTCTCCCTTCCCCACCCGTACAGAGTTACTTCAACAGGAGTGAACCGCCTTGTCCCTTCAGCCCGGTGATGCCCTCACCTCACACAATTTCGGCCTGCAGATCGACGGCGTGATGGTCGAATATCTGCAGGAGGTCAGCGGCCTGACCATGGAGCAGGACGTCATCGAATACCAGCAGGTCTCGGCGGACGGAAAGCCCGTGGTCAAGAAGATGCCCGGCACGAAGAAGGCCGGCGAATGCACGGTGACGCGCGGTATGACGCAGAGCGGCGCATTCAGCGAGTGGATCAACAAGTCCATCGCGGGCGACATGGGTTCGGCCCGTAAGAACGCCACCATCATGATGATGGACTACCAGAACAACCCCGTGAAGCGTTACAACATGCGCAACGCCTGGTGCAGCAAGGTGGAGACCAGCGGGGTCAAGGCGGGCGACGCCGCCGCGCTGACCGAGCAGGTCACCATCGTCTTCGAAGAGCTGGTCATCGAGTAATGCGGCGCGACGGCCCGGCGGGGGCACCTCAGCAGCGTGAGACCTTGCGTACGGAATTCGAGTTCGAGTTGCCGCGCGGGTTCGTGGACGAGTCCGGGACCGTCCACCGCAACGGCGCGATGCGGCTCGCGACGGCACGGGACGAGCTGATCCCGCTGCGGGATGTGCGCGTGCGCGAGAACCCGGCGTATCTGTCGGTCGTGCTGCTGGGCCGGGTCATCACCCGGCTCGGCACGCTCGCCTCCGTGCACGACGGGACGGTGGAGAACATGTTCGCCTCCGACCTGGCCTTTCTGCAGGACTTCTACCGGCAGATCAATGCGGAGGGCCACACGCGCGCCGCGGTGTCCTGCCCGCACTGCGAGGAGCCCTTCGAAGTGGAACTGGCCGGGAGCCGCCTGGGGGAATCGTGACGTACGCGACCGGGCGTATCGAGGAGGAAGTCGCCTACCTCGCCTACCACTTCCACTGGGGCATCGACGACATCCTCGACCTCGAACACGCCGACCGGCGCGCGTACGTGTCACAGATCGCCGCCCTGGTGGAGCGGGCTGAAGGGAAGCAGTGACGGAGGATGGGGTTGTTCGGGTGGCGTCGGGGGGCGCGGGGCGCGCAGGGTACGCAGCGGCGTGCGCAGCGTGCACGGGGGCCTGAGGTCGGGGCGGCTGCGGAGGCTTCCGCCGGGGGCGCGGACGGTGGCAGCGGTGGCGGAGGCGACGGTGGCTGGTCCGCCGTGCCCCCCATCCAGCGGGTCCTGGGGGCGCCCGGCACGGTTGCGGAGGCCGGCTTCGCCGCGTCGCTGAGCGCGCACCGCAACCCCTCCTTCGGCGGGGAGCTGGGGCATGACGTACGCGCCTCGGCTCCCGGTGGTGTGCTGCGCGATGCGTTGGTGCCCGTCGCGGGCCGTCCCGTCGACCTCGGGCTGCCGATTCAGCGGCTTCCGGTCGCGGGCCGGGTGGACGAGGGCGAGGACGGAAGCGCGGGGGCGGCCTCCTGGTTCGCTGCCGCGTCGGGGGCGGGCGCGGGGCGAGCTGCCGGCGTGAGCCAGGGTGTGGGCTCGGGGCAAGGTGTCGGGGTGCGGTCCGGGGCTCATGCTGGGCAGTCCGGGGGTGCGGTGCGTCCCGGGGCCCGGGGGGCGGTACGTCCCGTGACCCGGGGTGCGGTACGTCCGGAAGGCAAGGGTGTGGCACGTACGGAAACCCGGGGTGCGGCACCTGCTGAGCCCCCGGGTGCGGCACCTTCGGAGACCGGGGGCGTGACACGTCCTGCGCGCCGGGGTGCCGGTGCCGTACAGCGGTCGGCCTCGCCGAGTGGCGTGCCGCGTACCCCGACGACTGCCTCGCGCACGCCTCGTCAGCCGTCTTCGGGAGGCGGGGCGTCGGCCGCGGCCCCGCGGAACGATGCACCGGGTGCAGGATCGGTCATCCCGCCGGGCACGTCTCCGGTCGCTTCGGCGGCCGGGCCGTCGGCCGTCACGACACCTGTCCGGTCCTCTGCCCTGCCACCTGCTGTGCCACCTGCTCTGCCACCTGCCCGGTCGTCAGCTCTGCCGTCCGTCACACCGTCCAGCAGGCCGTCCAGCACGCCGTCTGTCACGCCGTCTGGCCCCCTGCGGGAGGAAGCCGCTCGCTCCGCTTCGCGTGGGGCGAGGGCGGCTGCCCTTCCCTCAGCGATGCCCGTCGCCATGCCCGTACAAAGGGCTGCCGGGGTGCGGTCCCCGCTCACCTCGGCGGGCAGGGTCGCCATGCCGCCGCGGAGGCTGCGGACAGCCTCCTCGTCGCATAGGGGGAACAGCGGCACCGCCCCCTCCGCTTCCCCCGCCTCCTCGACAACCGACGCTCCTGTGTCACGCACCGAAGCAGCAGCGCCGACACCGGCAGCGGCACCGGCAGCGACGCCCACCACGAGGTCCGAAGCGGCGCCGCCCCCTGTTTCCTCCCCTTCCCCTCGTGCCTCTACCGCAGAGCCGACGGGCGAGGGGGCGGCACCGGCCACCGCATCCGTACGACCCAATGTGCCCCAACGAGCCATACAGCGGCGAGCTGTTGGCCCGGCCCGGCCTGGTGCCTCGAACCAGGGCAGCGCACCGGAGGACAACGCTCTGAGCAAGGGCTCGGCACCCGGCGCCGCCCCGGCGTCTGGCGGTGCCCCGGCGTCTGGCGGTGCCCCGGCGTCTGGCGGTGCCCCGGCCTCGCCGGCTCCGGGTACACCAACCAGCGCGAGCCCCGCCCTCACTCCACGACCACCGGTCTCGTCTACCTCCTCGTCCGGGAACACACGCCCGCATGCGGACTCCAACACCAGCGACCACCCGGCCCAGAGGCCGGGCCCGAGGTCGTCCGCGGGCCCCTCCACGAGCTCCGGCGACCGGACGCACCAGCCGGTCCAACGGGCAGTTGAACAACCCGCCCAGCGGCCCGCGCGGCGGTCTAACGGAAGGGGTGGCCAGCGCCTGGGACTTGGTGCTCCGCTGATCCTGACTGCGGACTCCGGTGGCCCGGTCACGGACGTGCCGGTTGCGGCCGACGCACAGCCGGTCCAGCCTCCGGCCGAAGACCGTCGTACGCCTGGCCCTGTTCAGCCCTCGACACCCATGGCCCCACGCAAGCCACTCATCGGCGCACCCGTCGAGTCCACCGCGATCCGACGCCAGGATGCTGCCCCGACGCCTTCGCCTTCGCCTTCGCCTACAGGGACAACGGCGCCGACGACGGCTCAAACACCGCCCCCTGCCCCTGCCCCTGCCCCTGCCCCGACAACGGCCCACACTCCGAACTCGACGCCGACCCCAGCACCGACGACTACAGCCTCGACCCCAGCCCCAGCCCCAACCACCGCCCGGGCCAAGGTGCAGCGTTCCGTGGCGCCCACCGAACTCTCCTCAGCCGTAAGCCCGTTGACGACGACACGTACATCGGAAAGGCGTACGCCGGAGACCGGCGCCCCGGAATCCCGTACGGCGGAGCCCCACCCCTGGGAATTCCGTACGCCGACGCATCGAGCGCTGACGGCCGGCGCCCCCGCTCCACTCGCCGCCCGGCGAGCGCCGCTCGCGTCGGCACGTGCACTGGACCCGTCTGCCTGGCAACGGTCCACAGGGCAGGCGGCGCCGCAGTCCGCCGGCCCCGCAGCGGTACAGCGGTCGAGCCCGCAGCCCACACCGGCCGTAGCCCTACGCCCCGTAGCGAGCACAGTCGACACGACGGTCACAACAAGCCCAGCGGGCACGGCAGGCACGACAGGCATGGCAGGCACGACGAGCGCAGTGCGCACGGTCACCACGGCGGGCACGGTCGCCACAGCAGACACAGACAGCACAGCAGACACGGCAGGCACAGTCGGCACAGCAAGCGCAAGGAGACCGGCGCACCGACGAGCGAGCGTCCCAGTAGTCCCCCTACAGAAGTCGGCCCAGACACCGATGGCGGCACGGACACCGGCGTCGGCACTGCCCCCGGGACCGGCACCAGCAGTGCCCCCGCCGGCCCCGGCACGGCCCCCTGGCCACCCGCTCACCCCACCGCGTACGGTCCGGACCGCCCCCACCGTCCCCGGCATGCCCATGGTGCAGCGTGCACCCACCGCTCCCGGGGCTCGGGCCTCGGCCGCGACCCCGAATCCTGCTCCACCCCACGCCCCTGCCCCGGCTCCGGCTCCGGCTCCGGCCGCGGCTCGGGCCCCGGCTCCTCGCTCCCTCGCACCGCCCGTCCTCCCCCGCCCCGCGCCGTCCGCACCACCCCCCGGCCCCACCCCTGCAGGAGCCCCCCGACCGATCCAGCGCGCCGCGGGCCCCTCCGCAGCCGCCCCCACACCGCCCACACCCGCCGGAGCCGCCCCAACCGCCCCGTCCACCCCTGCCGCCCCCACCAGCCCAGCCGACCCCACCGACCCCGCCGCCCTGGACGCCCTCGCCCGCCGGCTCGTAGCGCCTCTCTCACGGCTGCTCCGCGCCGAGTTGCGCGGCGACCGCGAGCGCATCGGCCGACTACGCGATCACGGCCGCTGACCCTCACCCGTCCGGCCCGCCCGTCCCACACCCCCCGCCCGCCCGCTCACACCCGCACGCACCCGCCCACGCGCCCCTCCAGCCCCGCCCCACCACACCACCCCACCTGAAAGACCACCCACCATGCCCCAGGCCCTGGACCCCGGTTCCACCGTCTTCTTCAAGCTGACCATCGACGGCCAGGACCTCGGCCTGTTCAACGGCTGCGACGGCCTGGCCTCCGAGGTCGAGGTGGAGCAGCGGCAGGAGGGCGGCAACAACGGTTTCGTCTGGCAGTTGCCCACCCGCGTGACGTTCTCCACCATCCGTCTCACCCGCCCCCTCACCGCCGACACCTCCCGGGTGGCCGCCTGGATCTCGTCGCTCGCCACCGGCATCAGCAGGCCCACCGCCCAGATCGCCGCGCTCCGCGCCGACGGCTCGGTCGTCGCGCAGTGGGGCCTGGTGGAGGTGCTGCCCGTGCGCTGGCAGGGGCCGAGTCTGGATCCGGCCAGCCCGGCCGTGGCGACCGAGACGCTGGAGATCGCCCACCACGGGTTCACCGACGCGGGAGGTGCCTGAGGTGGCCGCACCGACCGGCGGGAAGGCGGGCGCCAGCCTCGTACGGGCCGCGCTGGCGATCCATCAGCCCCCCACCGACCTCGGCGGTTCCATGGGCGGCCGCATCGGCGAGGTGGAGTTCCAGTTCAATCCGACCCAGTTGCAACTCGGACGGGAGGCAGAGTGGCGCACCCAGGCCGCGGTCGCCTATATGCGGGGTGCACCGCCCAAGTTCACCGGCACCCGGCCCGCCACGCTCCAGCTGGAGGTGTTCCTGGACGCCTCCGGCACCCCGAATTCCGGGAAGGTGCAGAAGCAGGTCGAACTGCTGCTGTCCTGCTGCGAGGTGACGGCACAGAGCGTCAATTCCAAGCGTCCTTCGCCGCCTTGGGTGCGGTTTTCCTGGGGGTCATTCAACACGGTCCAGTTCGTGGCGTACGTGACCAGCGTCAACGCCACGTACACCCTCTTCAACCCCACCGGCGAGCCGATCCGCGCCACCTGCGCCCTGTCCCTCACCGAGGTGGCCATGCCCACCAAGGGGCAGAACCCCACCTCCGGCGCGCTCTCCGCACGCCGGATCCACCGCACGGTCGCGGGTGACTCGCTCGCCTCGCTGGCCTGGCGGGAGTACGGGGACGCGACCCGCTGGCGGCTGATCGCGGAGGCGAACGAGATCGACGATCCGATGCGGCTCCGGCCGGGCACGGAGCTGCTGCTGCCCGCCGCCGACGAGGCCCCTCCCGAAGGCTCTCCCGAAGGCCGGTCCGAGGACCGGT
This portion of the Streptomyces sp. 2114.4 genome encodes:
- a CDS encoding DUF6760 family protein produces the protein MTYATGRIEEEVAYLAYHFHWGIDDILDLEHADRRAYVSQIAALVERAEGKQ
- a CDS encoding phage tail protein; this translates as MPQALDPGSTVFFKLTIDGQDLGLFNGCDGLASEVEVEQRQEGGNNGFVWQLPTRVTFSTIRLTRPLTADTSRVAAWISSLATGISRPTAQIAALRADGSVVAQWGLVEVLPVRWQGPSLDPASPAVATETLEIAHHGFTDAGGA
- a CDS encoding phage tail protein — encoded protein: MSLQPGDALTSHNFGLQIDGVMVEYLQEVSGLTMEQDVIEYQQVSADGKPVVKKMPGTKKAGECTVTRGMTQSGAFSEWINKSIAGDMGSARKNATIMMMDYQNNPVKRYNMRNAWCSKVETSGVKAGDAAALTEQVTIVFEELVIE
- a CDS encoding LysM peptidoglycan-binding domain-containing protein — encoded protein: MAAPTGGKAGASLVRAALAIHQPPTDLGGSMGGRIGEVEFQFNPTQLQLGREAEWRTQAAVAYMRGAPPKFTGTRPATLQLEVFLDASGTPNSGKVQKQVELLLSCCEVTAQSVNSKRPSPPWVRFSWGSFNTVQFVAYVTSVNATYTLFNPTGEPIRATCALSLTEVAMPTKGQNPTSGALSARRIHRTVAGDSLASLAWREYGDATRWRLIAEANEIDDPMRLRPGTELLLPAADEAPPEGSPEGRSEDRSEARPTGGSPSRPAHSPTGHPTGRPTTQEAAR
- a CDS encoding phage tail sheath subtilisin-like domain-containing protein, which encodes MPTYLSPGVYVEEVASGSRPIEGVGTSVAAFVGLAPTGPLNEPTLVTNWSQYVAAFGEFTDGYYLAHSVYGFFNNGGTAAYVVRVGGSDDGEPQATVASEAPKALTAGEPTTLGTFKVAAITAGSAGAGALTVEVQDVEGEGSADRFKLVVKDGDKVVESFDASAKKSSRNFVVTQVKQRSKTIVVEEAAPAGQLAKPDAQSVTLAPPAPAPTVPATPAAGERLASGQFIGDSADRTGFGGLEALDEVNMVAVPDLMAAYQQGLIDLEQVKAVQLGLVAHCELMGDRMAVLDPPPALNARDIRKWRQEVAGYDSRYAALYYPWIKAFDPATGQTRTIPPSGHMAGVWARNDSERGVHKAPANEIVRGAVDLELQITRGEQDLLNPVGVNCIRAFPGRGIRVWGARTLASDPAWRYLNVRRYFNYLEESILIGTQWVVFEPNDEALWARIRRNISAFLVNEWRSGALFGQRPEDAFYVKCDAETNPVESVDLGRVVCEIGIAPVKPAEFVVFRLAQFSGGGGELEE